From the genome of Cedecea lapagei, one region includes:
- the rffC gene encoding dTDP-4-amino-4,6-dideoxy-D-galactose acyltransferase, with amino-acid sequence MSLINASLSPLEWENRFFEVNSSAVRFSEDAPALQVEQLKRWSRVQAKIPAHRTDWLDGLQQLGFQLVEGEVDLALCPGTQNAVVSVEIAQPEDIPMLRQAASQAFTQSRFRTPWYKEGDSGRFYAQWIENAVLGTFDHQCLLLKNRGENVGFVTLRQLNDVEARIGLLAGRGVGEELMAAAQEWCMQRGLQTLRVATQVSNTAALRRYIKSGATIESTAFWLYR; translated from the coding sequence ATGAGCCTGATTAACGCAAGCCTGTCGCCGCTGGAGTGGGAAAATCGCTTCTTTGAAGTGAACAGCAGCGCAGTTCGTTTTTCTGAAGACGCACCGGCGCTGCAGGTAGAGCAGCTAAAGCGCTGGTCCAGAGTCCAGGCAAAAATTCCAGCGCATCGTACCGATTGGCTGGATGGTCTTCAGCAGCTTGGCTTCCAGCTTGTTGAAGGCGAGGTCGATTTGGCTCTTTGTCCTGGCACGCAAAATGCAGTTGTTTCTGTCGAAATCGCGCAGCCTGAAGATATTCCCATGCTTCGTCAGGCAGCCTCGCAGGCATTCACGCAGAGCCGCTTTCGTACCCCGTGGTACAAGGAGGGCGACAGCGGCCGTTTCTATGCACAATGGATTGAAAATGCCGTACTCGGCACCTTTGACCATCAGTGCCTGCTGCTTAAAAACCGCGGCGAAAATGTAGGTTTTGTGACCTTACGACAGCTGAACGACGTTGAGGCCCGAATTGGCCTGCTTGCCGGGCGTGGCGTAGGCGAAGAACTGATGGCTGCGGCACAAGAGTGGTGTATGCAGCGTGGCCTGCAAACCCTGCGGGTAGCTACTCAGGTGAGCAACACCGCCGCGCTACGTCGCTACATTAAAAGCGGTGCCACGATAGAAAGCACTGCCTTCTGGTTATACAGGTGA
- the wecC gene encoding UDP-N-acetyl-D-mannosamine dehydrogenase — MNFSTLSVIGLGYIGLPTAAAFASRKRKVIGVDINQRAVDTINRGEIHIVEPDLDKVVKAAVEDGFLSATVHPVEADAYLIAVPTPFKGDHEPDMVYVKAAAESIAPVLKKGALVVLESTSPVGATEQMAEWLATLRPDLSFPQQAGEQADINIAYCPERVLPGQVMVELIKNDRVVGGMTPVCSARASELYNIFLEGECVITNARTAEMCKLTENSFRDVNIAFANELSLICADQGINVWELIRLANRHPRVNVLQPGPGVGGHCIAVDPWFIVSQNPEQARLIRTAREVNDGKPLWVISQVKAAIADSLSETGRRASELTIACFGLAFKPNIDDLRESPAMEIAEQLAEWHSGKTLVVEPNIQALPPKLAEHCELTSVEAALQQADVLVMLVDHKEFKAIPAESVRQPWIIDTKGVWR, encoded by the coding sequence ATGAATTTTTCCACCCTCTCCGTTATTGGCCTTGGTTATATCGGCTTACCTACCGCTGCGGCGTTTGCTTCACGTAAACGGAAAGTGATCGGCGTAGATATTAATCAGCGGGCGGTGGACACCATTAATCGTGGTGAAATTCATATTGTTGAGCCCGATTTAGACAAGGTGGTAAAAGCCGCCGTTGAGGATGGATTCCTGAGCGCTACGGTACATCCGGTTGAGGCTGATGCTTATCTGATTGCGGTGCCAACGCCTTTTAAAGGCGATCATGAACCGGACATGGTTTATGTCAAAGCTGCCGCAGAGTCCATTGCCCCGGTGCTTAAAAAGGGCGCTCTGGTGGTACTGGAATCGACCTCCCCCGTGGGGGCTACCGAGCAAATGGCCGAATGGCTGGCCACCCTGCGTCCGGATTTGAGCTTCCCTCAACAGGCGGGAGAGCAGGCGGATATCAATATCGCCTATTGCCCGGAGCGCGTTTTACCCGGGCAGGTGATGGTTGAGCTGATCAAAAACGATCGCGTTGTAGGCGGTATGACGCCGGTATGTTCTGCCCGAGCGAGCGAGCTGTATAACATTTTCCTGGAAGGCGAATGCGTTATCACTAATGCCCGTACCGCCGAAATGTGCAAACTGACGGAAAACAGCTTCCGCGACGTCAATATCGCCTTTGCTAACGAACTCTCGCTGATTTGTGCGGACCAGGGCATTAACGTGTGGGAGCTGATTCGCCTGGCCAATCGCCACCCTCGGGTGAATGTGCTGCAGCCAGGACCTGGTGTAGGAGGGCACTGCATCGCGGTAGACCCATGGTTTATTGTGTCGCAAAACCCTGAGCAGGCTCGCCTTATTCGTACCGCTCGTGAGGTTAATGACGGCAAACCTTTATGGGTGATTAGCCAGGTGAAAGCCGCCATTGCTGACTCTCTTTCTGAAACAGGTCGCCGTGCCAGCGAGCTGACCATAGCCTGTTTTGGCCTCGCTTTTAAGCCCAATATCGATGATTTACGCGAAAGCCCGGCAATGGAAATCGCCGAGCAGCTGGCCGAATGGCACAGCGGTAAAACGCTGGTTGTTGAACCTAATATCCAGGCTTTACCACCCAAACTTGCCGAGCATTGTGAATTGACTTCGGTGGAAGCTGCGCTGCAGCAGGCTGATGTGCTGGTGATGCTGGTCGATCATAAAGAGTTTAAGGCTATCCCTGCTGAAAGCGTGCGCCAGCCGTGGATTATCGACACCAAAGGCGTTTGGCGGTAA
- the wecB gene encoding non-hydrolyzing UDP-N-acetylglucosamine 2-epimerase: MKVLTVFGTRPEAIKMAPLVDALAKDAFFDAKVCVTAQHREMLDQVLHLFSITPDYDLNIMKPGQGLTEITCRILEGLKPILESFKPDVVLVHGDTTTTVAASLAAFYQRIPVGHVEAGLRTGDLYSPWPEEANRTLTGHLATWHFAPTENSRQNLLKENISDQKIFVTGNSVIDALISVRDRVLTQDAVRQEIEAKHTFLDARKKMILVTGHRRESFGDGFERICHALAKIASQNSDVQIVYPVHLNPNVSEPVRRILGHVDNVILIEPQEYLPFVYLMNRSWLILTDSGGIQEEAPSLGKPVLVMRETTERPEAVAAGTVRLVGTDEEKIVAEVTRLLRDEQEYNAMSRAHNPYGDGEACSRILNALKQNQVKS, from the coding sequence GTGAAAGTATTAACAGTTTTTGGCACGCGCCCGGAGGCTATAAAAATGGCCCCGCTGGTGGATGCGTTGGCAAAAGACGCGTTTTTTGACGCGAAAGTATGTGTAACGGCACAGCATCGCGAAATGCTGGATCAGGTATTACACCTCTTTTCCATTACGCCAGATTACGACTTGAACATTATGAAACCGGGGCAGGGCTTGACGGAAATTACCTGCCGCATTCTGGAAGGACTAAAGCCTATTCTGGAGTCCTTCAAGCCGGATGTTGTGCTGGTGCATGGCGATACCACCACAACCGTTGCGGCGAGCCTTGCCGCTTTCTACCAGCGTATTCCTGTCGGCCACGTAGAGGCGGGCCTGCGCACTGGCGATCTTTATTCTCCCTGGCCGGAGGAAGCAAACCGTACGCTAACCGGACATCTTGCTACCTGGCATTTTGCGCCAACGGAAAACTCGCGTCAGAATTTGCTAAAAGAAAATATCAGCGATCAAAAAATCTTCGTCACCGGCAATAGCGTCATCGACGCATTGATCTCCGTGCGCGATCGCGTCTTGACTCAGGATGCCGTGCGGCAGGAGATTGAGGCCAAACATACCTTCCTTGATGCCAGGAAAAAAATGATCCTGGTCACCGGGCACCGTCGAGAGAGCTTTGGTGATGGCTTTGAGCGCATTTGCCACGCGCTGGCAAAAATAGCCAGCCAAAACAGCGATGTGCAGATAGTTTATCCGGTGCACCTGAACCCCAATGTCAGCGAACCGGTAAGGCGTATCCTCGGGCATGTCGATAACGTAATACTGATTGAGCCACAGGAATATCTGCCGTTTGTTTATCTGATGAATCGCTCATGGCTGATTCTGACAGACTCTGGCGGGATTCAGGAAGAAGCCCCCTCTCTGGGTAAGCCTGTTCTTGTCATGCGTGAAACTACCGAGCGCCCGGAGGCCGTTGCGGCCGGTACCGTTCGTCTGGTGGGGACGGATGAGGAGAAGATCGTGGCAGAAGTTACCCGACTGCTCCGTGATGAGCAGGAATATAATGCGATGAGTCGCGCCCACAACCCTTACGGTGACGGCGAGGCTTGCAGCCGAATTTTGAATGCCTTAAAACAAAACCAGGTGAAATCATGA
- the wzzE gene encoding ECA polysaccharide chain length modulation protein produces MKENVPGSYPAVENELDIRGLFRSLWQGKFWIIGIAFVFALIALIYTFLAKQEWSSTAITDRPTVNMLGGYYSQQQFLRNLDVKANMASTDQPSVMDEAYKEFVVQLSAYDTRRDFWLQTDYYKQRQVGNSKADAALLDEIIDNIQYTPGDSARNISDSVKLVAETAADANNLLRQYVAFASQRAASHLNEELTGAWAARTIQMKAQVKRQEAVAQSIYDRKVKSVEQALKIAQQQNITRSETNVPAEELPDSEMFMLGRPMLQARLESLQAVGPDFDIDYDQNRAMLNTLNVGPTVDARFQTYRYLRTPEEPVKRDSPRRAFLLIMWGAVGALIGAGVALARRPKAA; encoded by the coding sequence ATGAAAGAGAATGTGCCAGGTAGTTACCCGGCAGTGGAGAACGAGCTGGATATCCGGGGCTTGTTTCGTTCGCTGTGGCAGGGCAAATTCTGGATTATCGGAATTGCCTTTGTATTTGCCCTTATCGCGCTGATTTACACTTTTTTAGCGAAGCAAGAGTGGAGTTCAACGGCGATCACCGACCGCCCAACGGTCAATATGTTGGGGGGCTACTATTCTCAGCAGCAGTTCCTGCGCAACCTCGATGTAAAAGCCAATATGGCCTCGACGGACCAGCCTTCAGTGATGGATGAGGCCTATAAAGAGTTCGTCGTACAGCTCTCTGCCTACGATACCCGCAGGGATTTCTGGTTGCAGACGGATTATTACAAGCAGCGGCAGGTGGGAAACAGCAAGGCCGACGCCGCGCTGTTGGATGAAATCATCGATAATATCCAGTACACCCCTGGCGACAGCGCACGTAATATCAGCGATAGCGTTAAGCTGGTTGCTGAAACCGCTGCGGATGCTAATAACCTTTTGCGTCAGTATGTTGCATTTGCGAGCCAGCGTGCGGCCAGCCATCTTAATGAGGAGCTGACGGGCGCCTGGGCGGCACGTACCATCCAGATGAAAGCGCAGGTTAAACGGCAGGAAGCCGTTGCGCAGTCTATTTACGATCGCAAAGTAAAAAGCGTTGAGCAGGCGCTGAAAATTGCTCAGCAGCAAAATATTACCCGCAGTGAGACGAATGTCCCGGCTGAAGAACTTCCTGATTCAGAAATGTTCATGCTGGGTCGCCCGATGCTACAGGCACGGCTGGAAAGCCTTCAGGCCGTCGGTCCTGATTTTGATATCGACTACGATCAGAATCGGGCGATGTTAAACACCCTGAATGTTGGGCCGACCGTTGATGCTCGTTTCCAAACCTACCGCTATTTACGCACGCCAGAAGAGCCGGTTAAGCGCGACAGCCCTCGTCGTGCATTCTTGCTGATTATGTGGGGTGCGGTTGGGGCGCTTATCGGTGCTGGCGTAGCCTTAGCCCGCCGTCCAAAGGCAGCATAA
- the wecA gene encoding UDP-N-acetylglucosamine--undecaprenyl-phosphate N-acetylglucosaminephosphotransferase: MNLLTAGTDLVLIFLFTFAFLFCARKVARHIGLLDKPNFRKRHQGAVPLVGGISVFAGVCFTFLIGNYYIPHLWLYLSCAGILVLVGALDDRYDISVKIRAAVQALIAIVMMAVGHLHLTSLGYILGPWEMVLGPFGYFLTLFAVWAAINAFNMVDGIDGLLGGLSSVSFAAIGIILLLDGQYSLAMWCFAMIVAILPYILLNLGVLGRRYKVFMGDAGSTLLGFTVIWILLETTQGQTHPISPVTALWIIAIPLMDMIAIMYRRLRKGMSPFSPDRQHIHHLIMRAGFTSRQAFVLITLAAALLAAIGVAAEYLHFIPEWVMLALFLLAFVLYDFCIKRAWKVARFIRRHKRRVRRNTNVNI; encoded by the coding sequence GTGAATTTACTCACCGCTGGAACTGACCTGGTCCTCATTTTTTTATTCACTTTTGCATTCCTTTTCTGTGCGCGAAAAGTTGCTCGCCATATTGGTCTGCTTGATAAACCTAATTTTCGTAAACGCCATCAGGGAGCGGTGCCGCTGGTGGGGGGCATTTCCGTCTTTGCTGGCGTTTGCTTCACCTTTTTGATCGGCAATTATTACATACCGCATCTCTGGCTCTACTTATCCTGTGCCGGAATTCTGGTGCTGGTTGGGGCACTTGACGATCGCTATGACATCAGCGTAAAAATTCGCGCTGCGGTTCAGGCGCTGATTGCGATTGTGATGATGGCTGTAGGTCATCTTCACCTTACCAGCCTCGGCTATATTTTGGGACCATGGGAAATGGTGCTTGGCCCCTTTGGTTATTTCCTGACGCTTTTTGCGGTGTGGGCGGCTATCAACGCGTTCAATATGGTTGACGGTATCGATGGTCTACTGGGCGGACTTTCCTCAGTTTCATTTGCAGCCATAGGGATCATCCTGCTGCTGGATGGCCAGTACAGCCTGGCAATGTGGTGTTTTGCCATGATCGTTGCCATCCTGCCTTACATTCTGCTGAACCTTGGCGTTCTTGGCCGTCGCTACAAAGTGTTTATGGGCGATGCCGGGAGTACGCTACTCGGCTTCACGGTTATCTGGATCCTGCTGGAAACTACCCAGGGCCAAACGCATCCGATAAGCCCTGTTACCGCGCTGTGGATAATCGCTATCCCGCTGATGGATATGATTGCCATTATGTATCGTCGCCTGCGCAAGGGCATGAGTCCGTTCTCTCCGGACCGACAGCACATCCATCATTTAATCATGCGCGCCGGTTTTACTTCACGGCAGGCGTTTGTGCTGATTACGCTTGCCGCAGCGCTGCTTGCAGCCATTGGCGTGGCCGCTGAATATCTGCACTTTATTCCAGAATGGGTGATGTTGGCATTATTCTTGCTAGCATTTGTATTATACGATTTTTGTATCAAACGGGCCTGGAAGGTGGCGCGCTTTATCAGACGTCATAAACGTCGCGTTCGTAGAAACACTAACGTAAACATTTAG
- the rho gene encoding transcription termination factor Rho — MNLTELKNTPVSDLITLGENMGLENQARMRKQDIIFSILKQHAKSGEDIFGDGVLEILQDGFGFLRSADSSYLAGPDDIYVSPSQIRRFNLRTGDTISGKIRPPKEGERYFALLKVNEVNYDKPENARSKILFENLTPLHANSRLRMERGNGSTEDLTARVLDLASPIGRGQRGLIVAPPKAGKTMLLQNIAQSIAYNHPDCVLMVLLIDERPEEVTEMQRLVKGEVVASTFDEPASRHVQVAEMVIEKAKRLVEHKKDVIILLDSITRLARAYNTVVPASGKVLTGGVDANALHRPKRFFGAARNVEEGGSLTIIATALIDTGSKMDEVIYEEFKGTGNMELHLSRKIAEKRVFPAIDYNRSGTRKEELLTTQEELQKMWILRKIIHPMGEIDAMEFLINKLAMTKTNDDFFDMMKRS; from the coding sequence ATGAATCTTACCGAATTAAAGAATACGCCGGTTTCTGATCTGATTACTCTCGGCGAAAATATGGGGCTGGAAAACCAAGCCCGCATGCGCAAGCAGGACATCATTTTCTCCATCCTGAAGCAACACGCTAAGAGTGGCGAAGATATCTTTGGTGACGGTGTGCTGGAGATACTGCAGGACGGATTTGGTTTCCTCCGCTCCGCAGACAGCTCCTACCTCGCCGGTCCCGATGACATCTACGTTTCTCCCAGCCAAATCCGCCGTTTCAACCTTCGCACAGGGGATACTATCTCCGGTAAGATTCGTCCGCCAAAAGAGGGCGAACGCTATTTTGCGCTGCTGAAGGTTAACGAAGTTAACTACGACAAGCCGGAAAATGCCCGTAGTAAGATCCTGTTCGAGAACTTAACGCCGCTGCACGCGAACTCTCGCCTGCGCATGGAGCGTGGTAACGGTTCTACCGAAGATTTAACCGCTCGCGTACTCGATCTGGCATCGCCAATCGGTCGTGGTCAACGTGGTCTGATTGTGGCACCGCCAAAAGCGGGTAAAACCATGCTGCTGCAGAACATCGCGCAGAGCATTGCCTACAACCACCCAGACTGCGTGCTGATGGTACTGCTGATTGACGAACGTCCGGAAGAAGTAACCGAGATGCAGCGTCTGGTGAAAGGTGAAGTGGTTGCTTCTACCTTTGACGAACCGGCATCTCGTCACGTTCAGGTTGCGGAAATGGTTATCGAGAAGGCAAAACGCCTGGTTGAGCACAAGAAAGACGTTATCATCCTGCTCGACTCCATCACCCGTCTGGCACGTGCGTACAACACCGTTGTACCGGCTTCCGGTAAAGTACTGACCGGTGGTGTGGACGCCAACGCCCTGCACCGTCCAAAACGCTTCTTCGGCGCAGCACGTAACGTGGAAGAGGGCGGAAGCCTGACCATTATCGCCACCGCGCTTATCGATACCGGCTCTAAAATGGATGAAGTTATCTACGAAGAGTTTAAAGGCACCGGTAACATGGAGCTGCATCTGTCCCGTAAGATCGCGGAAAAACGCGTCTTCCCGGCAATCGACTACAACCGTTCAGGTACACGTAAAGAAGAGCTGCTCACCACCCAGGAAGAGCTGCAGAAGATGTGGATCCTGCGCAAAATCATCCACCCGATGGGTGAAATTGATGCGATGGAGTTCCTCATCAATAAGCTGGCGATGACCAAAACCAACGATGACTTCTTCGATATGATGAAGCGCTCGTAA
- the trxA gene encoding thioredoxin TrxA has protein sequence MSDKIIHLTDGSFDTDVLQAEGLILVDFWAEWCGPCKMIAPILDEIADEYQGKITVAKLNIDQNPGTAPKYGIRGIPTLLLFKNGEVAATKVGALSKGQLKEFLDANLA, from the coding sequence ATGAGCGATAAAATTATTCACCTGACTGACGGCAGTTTCGACACGGACGTGCTTCAAGCTGAAGGGTTGATTCTGGTTGATTTCTGGGCAGAGTGGTGTGGTCCATGCAAAATGATCGCCCCGATTCTCGACGAGATCGCTGATGAATATCAGGGCAAAATCACCGTGGCTAAGCTGAACATCGACCAGAACCCGGGTACGGCGCCGAAGTACGGCATCCGTGGTATCCCAACGCTGCTGCTGTTCAAAAATGGCGAAGTCGCTGCGACCAAAGTGGGCGCGCTGTCTAAAGGCCAGTTAAAAGAGTTCCTCGACGCTAATCTGGCATAA
- the rhlB gene encoding ATP-dependent RNA helicase RhlB: MSKTHLTEKKFSDFALHPKVIEALENKGFHNCTPIQALALPLTLANRDVAGQAQTGTGKTMAFLTSTFHYLLSHPVPENRQVNQPRALIMAPTRELAVQIHSDAEPLAQATGLKLGLAYGGDGYDKQLKVLESGVDILIGTTGRLIDYAKQNHINLGAIQVVVLDEADRMYDLGFIKDIRWLFRRMPPVTQRLNMLFSATLSYRVRELAFEQMNNAEYVEVEPEQRTGHRIKEELFYPSNEEKMRLLQTLIEEEWPDRAIIFANTKHRCEDIWGHLAADGHRVGLLTGDVAQKKRLRILEEFTRGDLDILVATDVAARGLHIPAVTHVFNYDLPDDCEDYVHRIGRTGRAGASGHSISLACEDYALNLSAIETYIGHSIPVSKYNAEALLNEFPPPKRLTRSRPGNGPRRGGAPRGNRRRAG, translated from the coding sequence ATGAGCAAAACACATTTGACCGAAAAGAAGTTTTCCGACTTCGCCCTGCACCCTAAGGTGATTGAAGCCCTTGAAAATAAAGGGTTCCATAACTGCACCCCAATTCAGGCACTGGCACTTCCGCTGACTCTGGCGAATCGTGACGTTGCAGGGCAGGCGCAAACCGGTACAGGCAAAACGATGGCGTTTCTGACGTCAACGTTCCATTATTTACTTTCTCACCCGGTTCCTGAGAACCGCCAGGTGAATCAGCCGCGCGCCTTGATTATGGCGCCAACCCGCGAGTTAGCGGTACAGATTCACTCGGATGCAGAACCGCTGGCTCAGGCAACAGGCCTGAAGCTTGGCCTTGCCTATGGCGGCGACGGCTACGACAAACAGCTGAAAGTGCTGGAAAGCGGCGTAGATATTTTGATTGGCACCACCGGTCGCCTGATCGATTACGCCAAACAAAACCACATTAACTTAGGTGCCATTCAGGTTGTGGTACTGGACGAAGCCGACCGCATGTACGACCTCGGCTTCATTAAAGACATCCGCTGGCTGTTCCGCCGCATGCCGCCGGTTACCCAGCGCCTGAACATGTTGTTCTCTGCGACCCTTTCCTATCGCGTACGTGAGCTTGCTTTTGAGCAGATGAACAATGCGGAATATGTTGAAGTTGAACCGGAGCAGAGAACCGGCCACCGCATCAAAGAAGAGCTTTTCTACCCTTCTAACGAAGAGAAAATGCGCCTTCTGCAAACGCTTATTGAAGAAGAGTGGCCCGATCGCGCCATCATCTTTGCGAACACCAAACATCGCTGTGAAGATATCTGGGGTCATCTGGCCGCCGATGGCCACCGCGTTGGCCTGTTAACCGGTGATGTCGCACAGAAAAAACGCCTGCGTATTCTGGAAGAGTTTACTCGTGGCGATCTGGACATTCTGGTCGCCACCGACGTTGCGGCTCGCGGTCTGCATATCCCGGCCGTAACCCACGTCTTTAACTACGATCTGCCGGACGACTGCGAAGATTACGTTCACCGTATTGGCCGTACCGGCCGTGCCGGGGCAAGCGGTCACTCGATCAGCCTCGCGTGTGAAGACTACGCGCTGAATCTGTCGGCGATTGAAACCTATATTGGCCACTCAATTCCGGTGAGCAAATATAACGCAGAAGCACTGTTAAATGAGTTCCCACCGCCTAAACGTCTGACTCGTAGCCGCCCAGGCAACGGTCCACGCCGCGGTGGTGCTCCTCGTGGTAATCGTCGTCGCGCAGGTTAA
- the gppA gene encoding guanosine-5'-triphosphate,3'-diphosphate diphosphatase yields the protein MLSTTSLYAAIDLGSNSFHMLVVREVAGSIQTLTRIKRKVRLAAGLNSECELSPEAMERGWQCLRLFAERLQDIPHNQIRVVATATLRLAVNADVFLQKAQQILGCPVQVIRGEEEARLIYQGVAHTTGGDDRRLVVDIGGASTELVTGTGAQTTSLFSLSMGCVTWLERFFGDRNLAQENFAAAEAAAAEVLSPVIDELKSHGWKICVGASGTVQALQEIMMAQGMDERITLAKLQQLKQRAIQCGRLEELEIEGLTLERALVFPSGLAILIAIFEQLDIECMTLAGGALREGLVYGMLHLAVDQEIRQRTLRNVQRRFMVDTSQAARVEQLAQNFASQIAEPWGLDPLSQQMLASSALLHEIGLSIDFKHAPQHAAYLVKNLDLPGYTPAQKKLLATLLLNQTNPVDLSSLHQQNAVPPRVAERLCRLLRLAIIFANRRRDDILPEIKLQADGETLHLTLPETWLTCHPLGAELLEQEKLWQSYVHWPLSVN from the coding sequence ATGCTTAGCACCACCTCACTCTATGCAGCAATTGATCTGGGTTCTAACAGTTTTCATATGTTGGTTGTGCGTGAGGTGGCGGGAAGCATACAAACCCTGACCCGCATCAAACGAAAAGTTCGCCTCGCTGCCGGCTTGAATAGCGAGTGCGAGCTCTCCCCGGAAGCGATGGAGCGCGGCTGGCAATGCCTGCGCTTATTTGCTGAACGTCTCCAGGATATCCCTCATAACCAAATTCGCGTCGTCGCTACAGCCACGCTGCGTCTTGCCGTTAATGCCGATGTTTTTTTGCAAAAAGCACAGCAAATTCTGGGCTGTCCGGTACAGGTTATTCGCGGCGAAGAGGAAGCCCGTCTGATTTATCAGGGCGTTGCCCATACTACCGGCGGAGACGATCGACGCCTGGTGGTGGATATCGGTGGGGCAAGTACTGAGCTGGTCACGGGCACCGGCGCACAAACCACCTCATTATTCAGTCTTTCAATGGGCTGTGTGACCTGGCTGGAGCGTTTCTTCGGTGACAGAAATCTGGCTCAGGAAAACTTTGCTGCGGCAGAAGCTGCGGCAGCAGAAGTCCTCAGCCCGGTGATTGATGAGCTTAAAAGCCACGGCTGGAAAATCTGTGTTGGTGCTTCGGGTACCGTGCAGGCGCTGCAGGAAATCATGATGGCGCAGGGAATGGACGAACGCATTACCCTCGCTAAACTCCAGCAGCTAAAACAGCGCGCCATTCAGTGTGGCCGCCTGGAAGAGCTGGAGATTGAAGGTCTCACGCTGGAGCGTGCGCTGGTTTTCCCTAGCGGGCTAGCCATTCTTATCGCCATTTTCGAACAACTCGACATTGAATGCATGACGCTTGCCGGAGGCGCGCTGCGTGAAGGGCTGGTCTATGGCATGCTGCATCTTGCGGTTGACCAGGAGATTCGCCAGAGAACGCTTCGCAACGTTCAAAGACGCTTTATGGTGGACACCAGCCAGGCCGCTCGCGTGGAGCAGCTGGCGCAGAATTTTGCCTCTCAGATAGCAGAACCCTGGGGACTTGACCCCCTCAGTCAGCAAATGCTGGCGAGCAGTGCCCTGCTGCATGAAATTGGGTTGAGCATTGATTTCAAACATGCTCCGCAGCATGCCGCCTATCTGGTTAAGAATTTGGATCTACCGGGCTATACACCAGCGCAGAAAAAGCTGCTGGCAACGCTGCTGCTCAATCAGACAAACCCTGTCGACCTCTCTTCCCTGCACCAGCAAAATGCGGTGCCGCCGCGCGTGGCTGAAAGGCTTTGCCGCCTGTTACGCCTGGCGATTATTTTTGCAAACCGCCGCCGGGACGATATTCTGCCTGAGATTAAGCTCCAGGCAGACGGCGAAACGCTGCATCTGACCTTACCGGAGACCTGGCTTACCTGTCATCCGCTAGGTGCCGAACTGCTGGAACAGGAAAAACTCTGGCAGAGCTACGTTCACTGGCCGCTTAGCGTTAACTAA